A genomic segment from Thermotoga neapolitana DSM 4359 encodes:
- a CDS encoding PAS domain-containing protein — MSKPSSFRERVADEIDPVVSPETYEKLPDEIKRVAGMLTPDTEYSLVRDNDIKIESGYLSLEELNAIFKTLPFDITFVDKHGRVRFFSGGHRIFHRAPTVLGRPVQFCHPPRSVHIVNKILKAFKEGRKEPAEFWINMGDRKIHIRYFQVLDKEGNYLGTLEVVQDITRIKELEGEKRLLDWEN; from the coding sequence TTGAGCAAGCCCTCCTCCTTCAGGGAGAGGGTAGCTGACGAGATAGATCCCGTCGTTTCACCTGAAACTTATGAGAAACTTCCCGATGAGATCAAAAGGGTTGCCGGAATGCTCACACCAGACACAGAATATTCGCTGGTTCGAGACAACGACATAAAAATAGAAAGTGGTTATCTATCTTTAGAAGAACTGAATGCTATTTTCAAAACGTTGCCGTTCGATATTACCTTTGTGGATAAACACGGCAGAGTTCGTTTCTTCTCTGGAGGTCACAGGATCTTCCACAGAGCTCCCACCGTTCTTGGAAGACCGGTCCAGTTCTGTCATCCCCCAAGGAGCGTTCATATCGTGAACAAAATCCTCAAAGCTTTCAAAGAGGGAAGGAAAGAACCTGCGGAGTTCTGGATCAACATGGGTGACAGAAAGATCCACATACGCTATTTCCAGGTCCTGGACAAAGAAGGAAACTATCTGGGAACACTGGAAGTGGTACAGGACATCACGAGGATAAAAGAACTCGAAGGAGAAAAGAGGCTCCTCGATTGGGAAAATTAA
- a CDS encoding nucleotidyltransferase domain-containing protein — protein MEILQILSEFKKRVSEKFGEVEVVLFGSCARGSTREESDIDVFVILDRDVDIKVKESIYDIAYEFNLKYDIVLDVSVYSKKEWDRYRKILPFIVNVEKEGIIV, from the coding sequence ATGGAAATACTACAAATACTATCGGAATTCAAAAAAAGGGTTTCTGAAAAATTCGGTGAGGTAGAAGTTGTTCTATTTGGTTCTTGTGCAAGGGGAAGTACCAGAGAAGAGTCGGACATTGATGTTTTCGTGATACTGGATAGAGATGTCGATATTAAAGTAAAAGAATCCATTTACGATATCGCTTATGAGTTTAACCTCAAATACGACATTGTTCTGGATGTAAGCGTTTATTCAAAGAAGGAGTGGGATAGATACAGGAAGATCCTTCCTTTCATCGTCAACGTTGAAAAAGAAGGTATAATCGTATGA
- a CDS encoding HEPN domain-containing protein: MNEKEKIIEYWRRRARECLDDAKLLLKNERLHSAVNRIYYALFYQVSALLLAKGLSFSKHSGVLAAFNREFVKTGKVNKELGKFYNRMFEHRKTGDYGELVEFEEENVKDWIRKAEGFLDAIEKLIEDLKRA, translated from the coding sequence ATGAACGAAAAGGAAAAAATCATTGAATATTGGAGAAGAAGAGCAAGAGAATGTCTTGACGACGCGAAACTGCTTTTAAAAAATGAGAGATTACATTCCGCAGTAAACAGAATTTATTATGCTTTATTTTATCAAGTTTCCGCGCTTCTTCTCGCCAAAGGTCTTTCATTTTCCAAACATAGTGGTGTTCTGGCAGCTTTTAACAGAGAGTTTGTAAAAACTGGAAAAGTAAACAAGGAACTGGGAAAGTTCTACAATCGCATGTTTGAGCATAGAAAGACAGGAGACTATGGAGAGCTTGTTGAATTTGAGGAGGAGAACGTGAAAGACTGGATAAGAAAAGCGGAAGGATTCTTGGATGCTATTGAAAAACTAATAGAGGATTTGAAACGAGCATGA